From the genome of Phycisphaerae bacterium:
TGGGCTGACGTCAGGATCACCGATAAATCTCATCGGAAGGCTCTGGCGAACTTGCCTTTCTGTAAACCATAGTGTAGATTATATGTAGACCAGTCGGCCCGTAAACGGCCGGTCTTGGAGCCCCTTTCTGGGCATGCAAGGCGTTCGGACCAATCGCCACGAAGGTGACGGTTGCCGAAGAGGAGCAATTGTGTCGTCGCCTCGCGAAGCGGGAGAACCATCATGTCGGTCGCTTCGGAAAGATCAAACCGTGATCGCGCGGGTTTCACGTTGATTGAGCTGCTGGTGGTCGTTGCGATTCTTGCCCTTCTGATCAGCATTCTGATTCCCTCGCTCGCGCGGGCTCGCGAGCAGTCCAGGCGAGCCGTTTGTGCGTCGAATCTTCACCAACAGATTCTGGGCATGTATTCGTACGCTTCGGACCACCGGAACTTCCTGCCGTGGCGCGGATGGTTCTCGTACGACATTTCCGAAGCGCACGCGGAAGCCTACGGTGGCGGCGGAAACAAGAAAGTTCTGGTGAATCTCGCGCTCCTGATCGGCAAGCACCTGGGGAAGGATTGGGACGTCCTTTACTGCCCATGCACGCTGGCCACCTACCGCGACTCACCATCGGGGCTCTCGTCGCTGATGGATCCGGACTACCGTTTCTCGCACGGCGGGTACAACTACGCCTTGCCGATCGGCAAACGCGTGGGTGCCCCGAAACTCGATCTGGACGTATACCCCCGTGACGCCGCCAAGCTGGACAGCAGATGGCTGGACGTTCTGAAGGAAAACGCGCCGCCGGAGTACATTGATTCCGCAGGCAATGTCGATCTGATCAAAATGATGCCGCGGCGGATTCAGCCGATCGTCATGGACTTTGTCGCCGGCGGGGGGAAGACCCTGCATCCCAACGGTCTTAACGTTTCGTTCAGCGACGGTCACGCCCGGTTCGTTCCTTACAAGATGCCGAGCGGGTCGGTTGACAACGTAACATCTTTCTCGCTCTGGTACCACATCAGCGCCCGCCCGTAAGGGTGCTTATTCACAAGTGGGACTTTTTGCACATTCTCGGAGCCTGCGGTCGAGAAGAACCTTGACAGCGGCATCGGCGGACTGATACTATAGGTTCATCAGATCTGCTCTTTCAGAATTCCCCGCCGTATCCGTTCGACGAGGTGGGTAGGTTAGGGCATATGGGAGGTGAAGGGGCGCCAGCACACACAATCGCGGCATGGCTTGCCGAGGGGCGCCTCATCAGGGAGTTGTCCGGTCAACTCGAATTCTCGCGGTTGTTTTGCGTTGCGTGTGGAGAGCGGGCCGTTGAACCGAGTGACATAGTTCGGCGGGAGAGAACGGGAGACGAAATCATTTGTACTGGTCCGGGAGAAGCCCGGGAGGAGGACAATTGCCATGAGAATGATGTTCATATTGTCAGTGGTCTCGGTGGTTATTCCGGCGTCGGGGGTAGGCAGCGTCCTCGGCGCCCCCATGCTGCAGTCCATCGGCGTACTGGATCCGGCAAACCCCGCCAGCGCGGTCACCGCCATCTCGTCGGACGGTACCTGGGCCGTAGGCCACAGCAATGGCTTGGACAGTGCGGGCACGACCTCGATTCGACAGCCGATCATCTGGTCGCAGAGCACGGGCCTCGTGCAGTTGCCGAATACCGGCGACTTCAATGGCGAGGCACGAGGCGTCGCGGTCAAACCTGATGGCTACATCGGCATCGCCGGGTATGTGTACAACACGACTCTGACCACGCCCCTGCCCAAGATGCATGGGTACAAAGCCTTGCCATCCAATCTTAAGGGCGGAACGTGGACCCTTTGTTCCGGGGCGTCGACAACCGGCAACGACACGGTCGGCCCTTATAACGCAGCACGTGTGAAGTGGTTGACGGATGGGACGGTCACCGGCGATTACCTGATATCCGGAAGGAGAGGGAACGGCGCGAGGGGAATCGCGGTGACGATGGATGCGAACACCTATATCGACTATCCCAACGGCACGCCGAGGGTGGTAGCCAACAGCGTCGCGAGCAGGCTGGTGAACAACAGTCGCCCCTTTGGCGCCGGCTATGACAACGGCAATCCGAACGGTCTGCGCCGCGCGCTTCTTGTGTACACGACTTCCGCGCCGCAGCTGACCATACCGGGAGGCGTGGGTTATCAGAGCGAGGCTTTGGGCGTCTCACCCGACGGCCTGTTTGTCGCGCCTGGCGACGCCTCAAACGCCGGGGTGCTCTGTGGCTATGATCAGGACGTATCGGGTCTCCCACACGCTTTCATCTGGAAGATCAACGATCCTGCCATGACCATTCTGGGTGAGGCCATGGGAGACAACCAGAGCACGGCGATCGATGTCCGAGTCATCGGCGGGAACTGGACTGCGGTGGGCTATTCGTCGGATGGCATCACCGAAAGGGCCGTGATGTGGTTGAATGGAAGCATGCAGCCGGTGCTGCTATCCAGCCTCTTGGCCGGCGCCGGTGTGGATACCAGCGGTTGGGCCAGCCTCTCGCGGATCACAAGCATGTCGGACGACGGCATGACGGTCGCCGGATGGGGCATCTGGGCAGAGGACGGGTCCACACGGGGCTTTGTCGCGGTCATTCCGGAGCCGGCAGCGCTGAGCCTGCTGGTTCTGGGGGGGTGCGCTCTGCTCCGTCGCAGGCAATAAACACCTTTAGGAGCATAAAACAGCATTAAACCATTCCTGCCGCCGGGCCTGTATTGCGGAGGTATGCGATGCCGCCCGCGGTATACGGTTTCCGCCCCTTTCTTTCGGGGGTGGAGGCGTTACGGGGGATATGGTTTCATCGTTTCATTCCGGTTCATACCTGTTGCCGCAGGCATGACGCGTACGCGGCCCTATTGGCTGTCCCAGCACGGGCACGAGAGCGGACTGCGAGGCTCCGGTCGGCAAACGAGCAGGCCGGCCGGCGAGACTCCTCCCGGCCTGCTTGTATCGGGAGCGCGGAATGCGGGCTCACAGCTCGCATGCAGGATCGAGCGGGACTCCGGGGCCGCTGGCGCACTTCTCGAAAGCATCATAGTCGTCCGCGTCGACGTCGCCGTCGGCGGCACCAGTGAGGTCGCGGTCGAAGCACTTGCAGCCCGCTGGGAGCGGGTCCGGCAGGGGACCCGGTCCGCTGTAACAGCCTTGGAGAGCGGAGAAGTCGACCTGATCGACATCGCCGTCCCAATCCGCATCTGCGCGAGGACTATGGCATGGGCAAGTGGCGGTCGCGCAATTCGTGCCGACGCCAAGGAAATCGCCGTCGCATGCGCCGGCCAAGGTTTCGGTGCACACAGCCATTGGCCGGCAGCACGCGCCCAAGCAGGCCGAGCCGTCGCACGTGGTATCGAACCCGGCCCAAGAGCCGCCCAACGCCGCGCAAGCCGTATCAGAGATGACGCCATCCACGCACGAGTCCGGCAGGCAGCAGGCCCCGACGGGGTGGGGCGAGCTGGTGAACACTCCGCCGTTCAAGGTCAGGCTGTCAAGATAGAAGGGATAGGCAGGCTGCACACAGCCTTTGTTCCCGAAGTAAAGAGCGCTGAATCCGCCTTTGTACTGACGGGGGACCGTGGCGACCCAGATGGTGCCGTTCTGCTTTCCGCCCCACATGACCGTAAGGTAGTCGGACCACACATCGAGTCGGGCGAAGGTGAAGCGTTTTGTTGACCATGGATCCACGGTTGCAGGCACGAGGTTACTCGGCATACCGGTCCACAGATATGCAAAGGACGATGTCTGTCCCAGGGCGGTTCCGGAGGGAGGAGCAGTAGGAACCGCGGGGGTGATGTGAGCCATGTCCATCGGAATCCAGTTCAGACCGTCGTAGACTGCCGGCACGTAGGCGAACGGTGTGCTGGGACTGCCCGGTCCGCGTGAATCGGTGTCGCAGGGATCCTGATCCAGTACGGCCACCATTCCGAAGGCGATGGCGTTGTGGTTTGTTCCGTCGGTCAAAGCGGCTCTCGGTCGGGGAAGGTTACCGTCGCCGCAGTCCACATTGGTGATGTTGAGCGGAGCGCGGTCGGTACCATCGGTGAGTTCGACGTAAGTATTGATCTCATGCGCCCCTTCCGAGACCCCGCTGGGACC
Proteins encoded in this window:
- a CDS encoding prepilin-type N-terminal cleavage/methylation domain-containing protein; protein product: MSVASERSNRDRAGFTLIELLVVVAILALLISILIPSLARAREQSRRAVCASNLHQQILGMYSYASDHRNFLPWRGWFSYDISEAHAEAYGGGGNKKVLVNLALLIGKHLGKDWDVLYCPCTLATYRDSPSGLSSLMDPDYRFSHGGYNYALPIGKRVGAPKLDLDVYPRDAAKLDSRWLDVLKENAPPEYIDSAGNVDLIKMMPRRIQPIVMDFVAGGGKTLHPNGLNVSFSDGHARFVPYKMPSGSVDNVTSFSLWYHISARP